In Nitratireductor mangrovi, the genomic window TCACCGAGACCTTGACCATGCCAGCCTCGTGCTGGACGGCATCGAAGCCGACCGTCTCACGGACCTTGGCAAGCACGGCCAGCGCCTTGTCGACGTCGCCGGACGGCACCGTGAACGTCATGTCGGTGCGCGAGCCGTCCTCGGAGATGTTCTGGACGATCATGTCGACATTGATGTTGGCTTCCGCCAGCGGCCCGAAGATGCCGGCGGCGACCCCGGGACGGTCGGCCACGCGCCTGAGCGAAACCTGCGCCTCGTCCTTGGCATAGGCGATGCCGGTGACCACCTGCTGTTCCACGATTTCATCCTCTTCGCAAATGAGCGTTCCCGGCGGGTTGTCGAAATCTCCCATTCCGGGCGCGTCGGGGTCCTCGAACGAGGACCGCACGAATGTCCTGACCTTGTGTACCATCGCCAGCTCGACCGAACGCACCTGCAACACCTTGGCACCGAGCGAGGCCATCTCCAGCATTTCCTCGAAGGAAATGCGCGAAAGCCGGCGCGCCTTGGGCTCGATGCGCGGGTCGGTGGTGTAGACCCCATCGACATCGGTGTAGATATCGCAGCGGTCGGCGCCGACGGCGGCCGCGATCGCCACCGCGCTGGTGTCGGAACCGCCCCGCCCCAACGTGGCGATGCGGTTGTCGGGGCCGATGCCCTGGAAGCCGGCGATGACAGCGACCTGTCCCTCGCCGAAACGCCTAATCAGGAACGAGCCGTCGATATCGGTTATGCGCGCAGCGCCATGCGCGTTGTCGGTCTGGATCGGTATCTGCCAGCCTTGCCACGAGCGCGCGTGCACGCCCATGGCCTGCAGCGCGATGGCCAGCAGCCCGGCCGTCACCTGTTCGCCCGAGGCGACCACGGCATCATATTCGCGCGCGTCGTGAAGGGGCGAGGCCTCGCGTGTCCAGGCGACCAGTTCGTTGGTCTTGCCTGCCATGGCCGACACCACGACGGCAACTTCGTGGCCGGCATCGACCTCGCGTTTGACATGGCGCGCGACATTGCGGATGCGATCGATGTCGGCGACGGACGTTCCGCCGAATTTCATCACGATACGCGCCATGGAAGCGTGGAGCCTTGTGCCGGGGAGGCGCCCGGTTCTGCCGGCCGGGCGCCAGACGGAGCGCCGCCAGCGTGAGCCGCGGCGCAATGCGCGGTTTCCATAGCGAAACGACAGGCGTTCTGCAAGCAAGGGTGCTGCCGCGCAGCTGGCCTAGATCGGGACTGTCCCGGTACCATTTTCCCGCCTTGACTTTGGCTGCCTCCAACCCAAATTTCGGGGGCCGCAGAGGAGGCTGCCATGCCCGAGACCCGAGCCACGACGATCGATGCCCGCGAGATCGAGCATTTTTCCGCGCTTGCTGCGGAATGGTGGGACCCGAAGGGCAAGTTCCGCCCGCTGCACAAGTTCAATCCCGTGCGGCTGGCCTATATCCGCGACCAGGTGGCGAACCGCTTCGGGCGCGACCCGCGCTCATCGCGGCCCTTCCAGGGGCTGCGAATCCTCGACATCGGCTGCGGAGGCGGGCTGCTGTGCGAACCCATGGCCCGGCTCGGGGCCGACGTCGTCGGGGCCGATGCATCCGAGACCAATATCGAGGTCGCCCGGCTGCATGCCGCCGAGAGCGGCCTCAAGATCGACTACCGCGCTGCGACCGCCGAGGAACTGGCCGACGCCGGCGAACGGTTCGATATCATCCTCAACATGGAGGTGGTCGAACACGTCGCCGACATGAACCTCTTCATCGCCAAATGCGCCGAGATGGTGAAGCCGGGCGGGATCATGTTTGTCGCCACCATCAACCGCACGCTGAAGGCGCTCGGACTGGCGATCTTCGGAGCCGAATACGTCCTGCGTTGGCTGCCGCGCGGCACCCACCAGTTCAACAAGCTGGTGCGCCCGGAAGAGCTGACGCGGGCACTGGGTTCGGCCGGCATGAACGTCATCGACCGTACCGGCGTGGTCTACAGCCCGCTGGGCGATCGCTGGCAGCGCTCGCGCGACATGGACGTCAACTACATGCTATTGGCCGACAAGCCCGCCAACGACTGACGGGCAGCCGCTGCCGGCTCAGGCGCTGTCACCGGTCGAAGCGGGCGGCTGGGCGAAGGGATCAGTTCTTGTCGTCGGGCAGGTCGGGGATCGGCATGAAATCGACGCCGTCGTCGAGCAGGCCCTTGACTTCCTCGCCGGTCGCCTCGCCATAGATGCCGCGCGCCTCGGTCTCGCCGAAGTGTATCTTGCGCGCCTCGTCAGCGAACTTGTCGCCGACATAGTCGGCGTTCTCGCGCATCTTGGCGGCGAGCTTGCGCAACTGCGCCATCGCCTTTTTCTGTTCGGGGCTGGCGGCAAGCGCCACCTTCTCGCGTGAACGGCCGGTCGCCACCGCCGGCGCCATCAGCGATTTGCCGACCTTGGCCGAACCACAGGAAGGGCAGGCGACGAGGCCGCGCGCGGCCTGTGCCTCGTAGTCGGCATTGCCGCGGAACCAGGCCTCGAACTCGTGCCCGTCATCGCAATGCAGCGAAAAGCGGATCATGAAGCGGCAGCCCGTCGCGCCGCTGTGGCGCCGGCGGCCGCCACCTCGACCGCGAAGTCGCGCCCGTTGCGCAGATTGGGGATCTTGGCGCGCGCCTTGGTCGAGGCCTCCGTATCGATGTCGGCCACAATGATGCCGGGTTCATCGCCCTCCGCCTCCGCAGCGATACCGCCCCACGGATCGACGATGACCGAATGGCCGAACGTCTCGCGACCGTCTTGGTGAAGGCCGCCCTGGGCCGCCGCAATCATCCACGCGCCGTTCTCGATCGCCCGCGCCCGCGTCAGCACGTGCCAGTGCGCCTCGCCGGTCTGGCGGGTGAAGGCGGCGGGTGCGGTCAGCACCTGCGCCCCTGCCATGGCCTGCGCCCGGAAAAGCTGCGGAAAGCGCAGATCGTAGCAGATCGCCAATCCGATGCTGGCCAAGGGAAGTTCGGCAACCATCGCCGCGCCGCCCGGCTGGTAGGTCGCCGATTCACGCCAGCTCTCGCCATGGTCGAGATCAACGTCGAACATGTGGATCTTGTCGTAGATGGCGACGAGCGCGCCGTCGGGGCCGAACAGGAAGGCGCGGTTGGCGACCTTGCCGTCGGCGAGCGCAATCGGCGTCGAGCCGAGATGGACCGTGATCGCCAGTTCCGCTGCAAGCCGCCGCGCCGTCGCCGCCAGGCTGTCCTCTTCCTGAGGGCGGATGATTTTTCGCAGGGTCGCGCGGTCGCGCACCAAAGCTCCGGTCATCTCCGGTGACTGCACGTAGCTCGCGCCTAGACGGGCGGCCTCCCGCACCATCGCCTCGAAGGCGCGCGCATTCTCCGCCGGGTCCATGCCCGATCGCATCTGCAGCGCGGCTGCCTTGAACCGGGTCACGCCAGCCACCTCACGCGGCCGCGCCGCCGGCAAGCAGCGCGTCAAGCCGCCCGCTCGCTTCAAGTGCGTGCAACTCGTCGCAACCGCCGACATGAACCTCGCCGACGAAGATCTGCGGGAAGGTGGTGCGTCCGGAACGGGTCATCATTTCGCTGCGCAACTCGGGCGAAAAACTTGCATCGTGTTCCGTGTACGACACGCCCTTGCGGTCGAGCAGCCGCTTGGCAGCCGTGCAATAGCCGCAGAAAGCGCGGGTGTAGATCGTG contains:
- the grxC gene encoding glutaredoxin 3, with amino-acid sequence MTDVTIYTRAFCGYCTAAKRLLDRKGVSYTEHDASFSPELRSEMMTRSGRTTFPQIFVGEVHVGGCDELHALEASGRLDALLAGGAAA
- a CDS encoding DUF1178 family protein; translated protein: MIRFSLHCDDGHEFEAWFRGNADYEAQAARGLVACPSCGSAKVGKSLMAPAVATGRSREKVALAASPEQKKAMAQLRKLAAKMRENADYVGDKFADEARKIHFGETEARGIYGEATGEEVKGLLDDGVDFMPIPDLPDDKN
- a CDS encoding carbon-nitrogen hydrolase family protein; this encodes MTRFKAAALQMRSGMDPAENARAFEAMVREAARLGASYVQSPEMTGALVRDRATLRKIIRPQEEDSLAATARRLAAELAITVHLGSTPIALADGKVANRAFLFGPDGALVAIYDKIHMFDVDLDHGESWRESATYQPGGAAMVAELPLASIGLAICYDLRFPQLFRAQAMAGAQVLTAPAAFTRQTGEAHWHVLTRARAIENGAWMIAAAQGGLHQDGRETFGHSVIVDPWGGIAAEAEGDEPGIIVADIDTEASTKARAKIPNLRNGRDFAVEVAAAGATAARRAAAS
- the ubiG gene encoding bifunctional 2-polyprenyl-6-hydroxyphenol methylase/3-demethylubiquinol 3-O-methyltransferase UbiG, which encodes MPETRATTIDAREIEHFSALAAEWWDPKGKFRPLHKFNPVRLAYIRDQVANRFGRDPRSSRPFQGLRILDIGCGGGLLCEPMARLGADVVGADASETNIEVARLHAAESGLKIDYRAATAEELADAGERFDIILNMEVVEHVADMNLFIAKCAEMVKPGGIMFVATINRTLKALGLAIFGAEYVLRWLPRGTHQFNKLVRPEELTRALGSAGMNVIDRTGVVYSPLGDRWQRSRDMDVNYMLLADKPAND
- a CDS encoding aspartate kinase, translating into MARIVMKFGGTSVADIDRIRNVARHVKREVDAGHEVAVVVSAMAGKTNELVAWTREASPLHDAREYDAVVASGEQVTAGLLAIALQAMGVHARSWQGWQIPIQTDNAHGAARITDIDGSFLIRRFGEGQVAVIAGFQGIGPDNRIATLGRGGSDTSAVAIAAAVGADRCDIYTDVDGVYTTDPRIEPKARRLSRISFEEMLEMASLGAKVLQVRSVELAMVHKVRTFVRSSFEDPDAPGMGDFDNPPGTLICEEDEIVEQQVVTGIAYAKDEAQVSLRRVADRPGVAAGIFGPLAEANINVDMIVQNISEDGSRTDMTFTVPSGDVDKALAVLAKVRETVGFDAVQHEAGMVKVSVIGIGMRSHAGVAATAFKALSEKGINIRAITTSEIKISILIDGPYAELAVRTLHSVYGLDKQ